A window of the Verminephrobacter eiseniae EF01-2 genome harbors these coding sequences:
- a CDS encoding sugar ABC transporter ATP-binding protein → MTPVPAPPDAAVPFLEVRGVHKRFAGVHALRGVSLRIDPGRIYHLVGENGCGKSTLIKIISGAQPADEGELLIEGRACAKLTPIEALAAGIETVYQDLSLIVNLSVAENIALTEQLVHHGGRLARRLDRQRLAQTARLALATVNLPNDNAFLATQVGELPIAQRQLVAIARAIATRARMVIMDEPTTALTWREVDRLVRVIERLRAQGVSVLFVSHKLDECLAIGGEVIVLRDGGLVMQGPIREQTKASLSHLMTGKQLDEQRLRAASPGRHRLLQVRGLGRRGCFADIDLDLHQGEILGITGLLDSGRNELAQALAGVAPADRGQVMLGSRRLDLRTPSGAIDAGIGYVPQDRLDEGLFLGKPIADNIVAAVLARLCNRWGLLDGRRARALAERTVADLQVATPDVARPVQSLSGGNQQRVLIGRWLTIEPRVLVLHGPTVGVDVGSKDTIYSIIQRLADRGLGVLIISDDLPELLQNCDRVLVMRKGRLRAQYDAATLSQETLYAAMLAEETTERTTQETTQETTADGTGQATGAAA, encoded by the coding sequence ATGACGCCAGTTCCTGCCCCGCCGGACGCGGCAGTGCCCTTTCTCGAAGTGCGCGGCGTGCACAAGCGCTTCGCCGGCGTGCATGCGCTGCGCGGCGTGAGCCTGCGCATCGACCCCGGCCGCATCTACCACCTGGTGGGAGAGAACGGCTGCGGCAAGAGCACGCTGATCAAGATCATCTCGGGCGCGCAACCCGCCGACGAAGGCGAACTGCTGATCGAGGGCCGCGCCTGCGCCAAGCTCACGCCGATCGAGGCGCTGGCGGCCGGCATCGAGACGGTCTACCAAGACCTGTCGCTGATAGTCAACCTGAGCGTGGCCGAGAATATCGCGCTCACCGAGCAGTTGGTGCACCACGGCGGGCGCCTGGCGCGGCGGCTGGACCGCCAGCGCCTGGCGCAGACGGCCCGGCTCGCGCTGGCCACGGTGAATCTGCCGAACGACAACGCCTTTCTCGCGACGCAGGTCGGCGAGTTGCCGATCGCGCAGCGCCAACTGGTGGCCATCGCGCGCGCCATCGCCACCCGCGCGCGCATGGTGATCATGGACGAGCCCACCACCGCGCTGACCTGGCGCGAGGTCGACCGCCTCGTGCGCGTGATCGAGCGGCTGCGCGCGCAGGGCGTGTCGGTGCTGTTCGTGAGCCACAAGCTCGACGAATGCCTGGCCATCGGCGGCGAGGTGATCGTGCTGCGCGACGGCGGCCTGGTGATGCAAGGCCCGATCCGCGAACAGACCAAGGCCAGCCTGAGCCACCTCATGACCGGCAAGCAGTTGGACGAACAACGCTTGCGCGCCGCAAGCCCCGGCCGCCATCGGCTGCTGCAGGTGCGCGGCCTCGGGCGGCGCGGGTGCTTCGCCGACATCGACCTCGACCTGCACCAGGGCGAGATCCTCGGCATCACCGGCCTGCTCGATTCGGGCCGCAACGAACTCGCGCAGGCGCTGGCCGGCGTGGCGCCGGCCGACCGGGGGCAGGTCATGCTGGGCAGCCGCAGGCTGGACCTGCGCACGCCTTCGGGGGCCATCGATGCCGGCATTGGCTACGTGCCGCAAGACCGGCTCGACGAGGGCCTGTTCCTGGGCAAGCCGATCGCCGACAACATCGTGGCCGCCGTGCTCGCGCGCCTGTGCAACCGCTGGGGCCTGCTCGACGGACGGCGCGCCCGCGCATTGGCCGAGCGCACCGTGGCCGACCTGCAAGTGGCCACGCCCGACGTGGCGCGGCCGGTGCAGTCGCTCTCGGGCGGCAACCAGCAGCGCGTGCTGATTGGCCGCTGGCTCACCATCGAGCCCCGGGTGCTGGTGCTGCACGGCCCGACCGTCGGCGTGGACGTAGGCTCCAAGGACACCATCTACAGCATCATCCAGCGGCTGGCCGACCGTGGCCTGGGCGTGCTCATCATCAGCGACGACCTGCCCGAGCTGCTGCAAAACTGCGACCGCGTGCTGGTGATGCGCAAGGGCCGCCTGCGCGCGCAGTACGACGCCGCCACGCTGAGCCAGGAAACGCTGTATGCGGCCATGCTGGCCGAAGAAACCACCGAACGAACCACGCAAGAGACAACGCAAGAGACCACCGCAGACGGCACCGGGCAAGCCACTGGAGCCGCCGCATGA
- a CDS encoding ABC transporter permease, translated as MAFTPGPLVRAKDWLVRRPSAFTLLLIVALCAVVGGINPVFFQMSNLFDMARACVVVGLFALGVLIVLAAGGLDVSFTAIAALCMYAITKAVLRYAPGTPIAVILLAGAVGGALLGALNGLLVHALQTPSLIVTIGTQYLYRGLLLTFVGTSLFMNIPASMEAFGTLALIDRVSAQGTRSVLPAFVLVLAAAAALTWWLLNRTLMGRAVFAIGGSLSIAQRLGYRLRTVQVFVFAYAGLLAGVAGIVHVSSNRMASPFDLHGMELDVIAAVILGGARITGGNGTVAGTLLGVVLVTLVNNVLILVGVPSTWQKVIVGSFIVLAGAFFAIRRSR; from the coding sequence ATGGCCTTCACGCCCGGCCCGCTCGTGCGCGCCAAGGACTGGCTGGTGCGCCGGCCCTCGGCCTTCACGCTGCTGCTGATCGTGGCGCTGTGCGCGGTGGTGGGCGGCATCAACCCGGTCTTTTTCCAGATGTCGAATCTGTTCGACATGGCGCGCGCCTGCGTGGTGGTCGGCCTGTTCGCGCTGGGCGTGCTGATCGTGCTGGCGGCGGGCGGGCTGGACGTGTCGTTCACCGCCATCGCGGCGCTGTGCATGTACGCGATCACCAAGGCCGTGCTGCGCTACGCGCCGGGCACGCCGATCGCGGTGATTTTGCTGGCCGGCGCCGTCGGCGGCGCGCTGCTGGGCGCGCTCAACGGGCTGCTGGTGCATGCGCTGCAAACCCCGTCGCTGATCGTGACCATCGGCACACAGTACCTGTACCGGGGCCTGCTGCTGACCTTCGTCGGGACCTCGCTGTTCATGAACATCCCGGCCTCGATGGAAGCCTTTGGCACGCTGGCGCTGATCGACCGGGTGTCGGCGCAGGGCACGCGCTCGGTGCTGCCGGCCTTCGTGCTGGTGCTGGCGGCGGCGGCGGCGCTGACCTGGTGGCTGCTCAACCGCACGCTCATGGGCCGCGCGGTGTTCGCGATCGGCGGCAGCCTGTCGATCGCGCAGCGGCTGGGCTATCGACTGCGCACGGTGCAGGTGTTCGTGTTCGCCTATGCCGGCCTGCTGGCGGGCGTGGCCGGCATCGTGCATGTATCGAGCAACCGCATGGCCAGCCCGTTCGATCTGCACGGCATGGAGCTCGACGTGATCGCCGCCGTGATCCTGGGCGGCGCGCGCATCACCGGCGGCAACGGCACGGTGGCGGGCACGCTGCTGGGCGTGGTGCTGGTCACGCTGGTCAACAACGTGCTGATCCTGGTCGGCGTGCCAAGCACCTGGCAGAAGGTGATCGTCGGCAGCTTCATCGTGCTGGCCGGCGCGTTCTTTGCCATCCGCCGTTCGCGTTGA